The Pyrococcus horikoshii OT3 genome includes a window with the following:
- a CDS encoding glycosyltransferase family 4 protein, giving the protein MKVSILTPNFSSNCLGRAYLLAQLISQFSEVEIVGPALAKDVWEPLSNQADIPFKVINWSSTAFIKKISSAVSGDVIYASKPLINSFGVALIIHQKTGIPVILDIDDWELGFVKDSANSVFKLPFYAFPHRFNGFQSISDVFLLEKTAQLLREEISITVSNSFLQKMFGGTIIWHTRDENVFNPKKYDPEESRRSFGIPEDKVVLMFFGTPRPHKGLEELIQAIYTTEELRNNQELTLVIGGIGKDLYSQKIAQLGKKLLGDKVIFIGHVPFEETPKAVVASDIYIIPQKKTYASFGQLPAKLFDAMAMARAIISTNVSDIPRILDGVGIVISSETLEKNLSEEILYLVENLDEARKLGTKARRRFVKLYGFNPMRKKLERILRTKT; this is encoded by the coding sequence ATGAAGGTATCAATCCTAACACCTAATTTTTCTTCAAATTGCCTTGGGAGAGCATACTTGCTGGCTCAGCTAATCTCTCAATTTTCCGAAGTTGAAATTGTTGGACCAGCTTTAGCTAAGGATGTTTGGGAACCGTTGTCGAATCAAGCAGATATTCCCTTCAAGGTTATTAATTGGAGCTCAACTGCTTTCATTAAAAAAATATCTTCAGCCGTTAGCGGAGATGTTATTTACGCATCAAAACCGCTGATAAATAGTTTTGGTGTAGCCCTGATTATTCATCAAAAAACAGGAATTCCAGTAATATTAGATATCGATGATTGGGAACTTGGGTTTGTTAAAGATTCTGCAAATTCGGTGTTTAAGTTACCATTCTACGCGTTTCCCCATAGATTTAATGGTTTTCAATCTATTTCTGATGTTTTTTTGTTAGAGAAGACTGCACAATTATTAAGAGAAGAAATCTCAATAACAGTCTCTAATTCTTTTCTTCAAAAAATGTTTGGCGGAACAATAATCTGGCATACAAGAGATGAAAATGTGTTTAACCCTAAAAAATATGATCCTGAGGAGTCTCGAAGAAGTTTTGGAATTCCTGAAGATAAGGTAGTACTAATGTTCTTTGGAACTCCTAGACCTCACAAAGGTCTTGAAGAATTAATTCAGGCAATATACACTACTGAAGAGCTCAGAAACAACCAAGAGCTCACCCTTGTAATTGGAGGCATTGGGAAAGATCTATATTCTCAAAAGATAGCACAACTTGGAAAGAAACTTTTGGGTGATAAGGTAATTTTCATTGGGCACGTTCCCTTTGAGGAAACCCCAAAAGCTGTTGTTGCAAGTGACATATACATAATCCCCCAAAAGAAAACATACGCCTCTTTTGGCCAGCTTCCAGCAAAGCTATTTGATGCAATGGCTATGGCCCGTGCCATAATATCAACTAATGTCTCAGATATTCCAAGAATTTTAGATGGGGTTGGAATAGTGATCTCATCAGAGACATTAGAGAAAAATTTAAGCGAGGAAATACTATATCTTGTTGAAAACCTAGATGAAGCACGAAAATTAGGAACGAAAGCTAGGAGAAGGTTTGTGAAATTATATGGATTTAATCCCATGAGAAAAAAGCTTGAAAGAATACTTAGAACAAAAACTTAG
- a CDS encoding glycosyltransferase family 2 protein translates to MKISAVVVTFNRKKLLLECLNALRNQTYPLDAIFIIDGPSTDGTPEALLECGYIKELPPKKGNWSWETKNVIYSPINNKPIKVYYVRLYKDVGGSGGFYEGVKRAYEEGYNWIWLMDDDAEPREDALEKLIRYMNLPGVIALAPTVIRPTGEISKPHRGILCFKKIFPMIQIPLDESKYKSNQPVQIDFVSFVGPLIKRDAIKIVGFPKKEFFIHHDDVEYSIRLRTVGKIYLIPDSVIIHKENIKKTSLIKKRFLGKTIYRIPYNKLWKTYYGTRNLTYLGRIYSKSKFKFYFKLLKRWAVSVGAIILFDDHKIKRIQFITSAYLDGLRGKFDNEKPKRILYGGKKE, encoded by the coding sequence ATGAAAATTTCAGCCGTTGTAGTCACGTTCAATCGTAAAAAACTCCTTTTAGAGTGTCTAAATGCTCTCAGAAACCAAACATACCCATTAGATGCTATTTTTATAATAGATGGGCCTTCAACTGACGGAACTCCTGAAGCTCTGTTAGAGTGTGGATACATTAAAGAGCTTCCTCCAAAAAAAGGCAACTGGTCATGGGAAACAAAAAACGTTATTTACAGCCCAATTAACAATAAGCCTATAAAAGTTTATTACGTTAGGCTTTATAAGGATGTAGGAGGTTCAGGTGGGTTCTATGAGGGGGTAAAACGAGCCTATGAAGAAGGATATAATTGGATTTGGTTAATGGACGACGATGCAGAGCCAAGAGAGGATGCGTTGGAGAAATTGATAAGGTATATGAATCTACCGGGAGTTATTGCATTGGCCCCTACAGTAATTCGACCAACTGGGGAGATATCCAAGCCCCACAGAGGTATTTTATGTTTTAAGAAGATTTTTCCGATGATTCAAATTCCTTTGGATGAGTCTAAATACAAAAGTAATCAGCCAGTTCAAATCGACTTTGTATCGTTTGTAGGTCCACTAATAAAACGGGATGCAATTAAAATTGTAGGGTTTCCTAAAAAAGAGTTCTTTATACATCATGACGATGTTGAATATTCTATTCGATTGAGAACCGTTGGAAAAATATATCTAATTCCAGACAGTGTGATAATTCATAAAGAAAATATAAAGAAAACAAGTTTAATCAAAAAGAGATTTCTGGGAAAGACAATATACAGAATACCGTATAACAAGCTTTGGAAAACTTATTACGGGACTAGAAACTTAACATATCTTGGTAGGATATATTCAAAAAGCAAGTTTAAATTCTATTTTAAGTTACTAAAACGATGGGCAGTCTCTGTTGGTGCAATAATTCTATTCGACGATCATAAGATCAAGCGCATTCAGTTTATAACCTCTGCATATCTTGATGGTCTTAGGGGTAAGTTTGATAACGAAAAACCCAAAAGAATACTGTATGGAGGGAAGAAGGAATGA
- a CDS encoding nucleotidyl transferase AbiEii/AbiGii toxin family protein — protein MSFSTKEFYLSRPPYIEAKTEMVKSLFINSYPTMFRVYSLEDLLAKKIVALYNRMEGKDIYDVFHTLDMKFEMEKFLKALELNTKFYLIEGDFWDELIRNLSQAKKNALQIGSSTNHFISKSLRPN, from the coding sequence TTGAGCTTTTCTACCAAGGAATTTTACCTCAGCAGACCTCCATACATTGAAGCAAAAACTGAGATGGTGAAGTCGCTGTTCATTAACAGCTATCCTACGATGTTTAGAGTTTATTCTTTAGAGGACCTTCTTGCAAAGAAAATTGTTGCTCTATACAACCGTATGGAGGGCAAGGACATTTATGATGTCTTTCATACCCTCGACATGAAGTTTGAGATGGAAAAATTCCTGAAAGCGTTGGAGCTTAACACAAAGTTTTACCTCATCGAGGGAGATTTCTGGGACGAGTTAATCAGAAATTTAAGTCAGGCAAAGAAAAATGCCCTTCAGATCGGCAGTTCAACCAACCACTTTATTTCCAAGAGCCTCCGCCCGAACTAG
- a CDS encoding flippase — MNTVQRIAKNMAVLFLARIVSMLFGFFYVMYTARHLGPANYGILSFALALNGIFGVIANFGLDPLTVREVARDKTLARKYLANGLVLKLLFGTLTFLIVFVVVNLLGYPEITRKVVYIITLSTIIAGLNNLFNDIYQAFERMEFISIGQILQSVCSLIFAIIAIKLGLNVVYFAVIYLIVNSIVLGYHVVITTWKFLKPKIEVDFNFWKSVVREAWPFAVTSIFVSIYYQIDIVMLSYMKGDKIVGWYNAAYRLVLILLIIPQIYFATVYPVMSKFYSISKDSLRSIFERSFKYMMIIGISIGLGITLLADKIILLVYGDEFAPATIALQILVWSEVISFVNIVFANLLNATNNSLLNTKQTLISAILNVILNFILIPKYSYIGAGLATVLTKIVSLIILIKFIKRLDFMPRLKWFDKEDIEIFKTVLGLRR; from the coding sequence ATGAACACAGTCCAGAGAATTGCAAAGAATATGGCTGTGCTATTTCTTGCCAGAATCGTTAGTATGCTATTCGGATTTTTCTATGTGATGTATACTGCAAGACATTTGGGTCCGGCGAATTATGGTATCCTATCATTTGCCTTAGCTTTAAATGGCATATTTGGGGTTATCGCCAACTTTGGCCTTGATCCTTTGACCGTCAGAGAGGTTGCGAGAGATAAGACCCTGGCAAGGAAATATCTTGCAAATGGACTTGTACTGAAGCTGTTATTCGGAACACTAACATTTTTGATTGTTTTTGTAGTTGTGAATCTCTTAGGCTATCCCGAAATCACGAGAAAAGTTGTATACATAATAACCCTGTCTACTATCATTGCAGGACTAAATAATCTGTTCAATGACATCTATCAAGCGTTTGAGAGAATGGAGTTTATATCCATCGGGCAGATTCTGCAGAGTGTGTGTTCTTTGATTTTTGCGATAATTGCGATAAAGCTCGGCTTGAACGTGGTGTATTTTGCGGTGATTTATCTTATTGTGAATTCGATTGTTTTGGGGTATCATGTCGTTATAACAACCTGGAAGTTTTTAAAGCCAAAGATTGAGGTTGATTTCAACTTTTGGAAAAGCGTTGTAAGGGAAGCGTGGCCGTTTGCTGTGACATCTATTTTTGTATCAATTTATTATCAAATTGACATTGTGATGCTCTCTTATATGAAAGGAGACAAAATTGTTGGATGGTATAATGCAGCATATAGACTAGTATTGATATTATTAATTATCCCACAAATTTATTTTGCTACTGTCTATCCAGTAATGTCAAAATTTTATAGTATTTCAAAGGATAGCCTTAGGTCCATCTTTGAACGCTCTTTCAAATATATGATGATAATTGGTATTTCAATTGGTCTTGGAATAACGTTATTGGCTGATAAGATTATTCTATTAGTCTATGGAGATGAGTTCGCGCCAGCAACAATTGCTTTACAGATTTTAGTCTGGTCAGAAGTTATATCTTTTGTGAATATAGTTTTTGCTAATCTCTTAAATGCAACTAATAATTCATTACTAAACACTAAACAAACACTAATTTCAGCTATTTTAAATGTGATACTCAATTTCATCCTAATCCCCAAGTATAGCTACATTGGTGCTGGTTTAGCAACAGTATTAACAAAAATAGTATCTTTAATAATACTCATAAAATTTATTAAAAGGTTAGACTTTATGCCAAGATTGAAATGGTTTGACAAGGAAGATATAGAAATATTTAAGACTGTTTTAGGACTAAGGAGGTGA
- a CDS encoding protoporphyrinogen/coproporphyrinogen oxidase, translated as MKIGILGGGLAGLSLGYFLNQRGYDFTILEKSSETSGLLKSVQIDGFTFDVGGSHIIFSKDREILNFMVSLLRDNVVKNRRNTKILYKGHYVKYPFENGLADLPKQDNFECLYHFIQNLIAKEKGLLKPPRNMKEWFYYMFGRGIAEKYLIPYNEKIWKYPLEKMSTVWVERIPQPPVEDIIKSSLGIPTEGYAHQLYFYYPKVGGIQSLAKAFEEPIKDKVITNFEVKKIKKEDGKWIVSNGNKEFGFNKIISTIPLQELIKALEDVSMEVIEAVNNLKFNSLITVGIGVDKPKLNDFSWLYIPDKDVLTHRVSFPSNYSPYVAPQGKFSVLAEITYREGDEISKMKDKEIAERTVEDLDRLGIINKDDVILTTVYRFKYAYVIYDLEYKKNLKTIFAYLKTVGIDSIGRFGGWEYANMDAVVKTVMEYVKNQIGSNWA; from the coding sequence ATGAAAATTGGAATCCTTGGTGGCGGTTTGGCAGGGCTTTCCTTAGGATACTTCCTTAACCAAAGGGGTTATGATTTCACAATCCTCGAAAAGAGCTCAGAAACATCCGGATTGTTAAAATCAGTTCAGATTGATGGGTTTACCTTTGACGTGGGTGGCTCTCATATTATCTTCTCAAAGGACCGTGAGATACTCAACTTCATGGTTTCATTGCTTAGAGACAATGTTGTGAAAAACCGCAGGAACACCAAAATCCTTTACAAGGGACACTACGTAAAGTATCCCTTTGAAAATGGCTTGGCTGACCTACCAAAGCAAGACAACTTTGAATGTTTATATCATTTTATCCAAAACCTCATCGCAAAAGAGAAAGGACTATTGAAACCTCCAAGAAACATGAAGGAATGGTTCTATTATATGTTCGGCAGAGGAATTGCAGAAAAATACTTGATACCTTACAACGAGAAGATCTGGAAATATCCCTTAGAGAAAATGAGCACGGTATGGGTCGAGAGAATACCCCAACCACCAGTTGAGGACATAATAAAGTCCTCTCTTGGGATTCCAACTGAGGGCTACGCCCACCAGCTTTACTTCTACTATCCAAAAGTTGGAGGGATACAAAGCTTAGCAAAAGCCTTTGAAGAGCCAATAAAAGACAAAGTAATTACAAACTTTGAAGTCAAGAAGATAAAAAAGGAGGATGGAAAATGGATTGTATCTAATGGAAATAAGGAATTTGGATTCAACAAGATAATTTCTACCATTCCACTGCAAGAGCTGATTAAAGCCCTAGAAGACGTGTCTATGGAAGTTATCGAGGCCGTGAATAATTTGAAGTTCAATTCACTAATAACGGTTGGCATAGGAGTTGATAAGCCCAAGCTTAATGACTTTTCATGGTTGTATATCCCAGACAAGGATGTTTTAACCCATAGGGTTAGCTTTCCTTCGAACTACTCACCTTATGTAGCCCCTCAAGGGAAGTTTTCAGTTCTGGCTGAAATAACTTATAGAGAAGGAGACGAGATCAGCAAAATGAAAGACAAAGAAATTGCAGAGAGGACAGTAGAAGATTTGGATAGACTTGGGATAATTAACAAAGACGATGTAATCTTGACGACTGTGTATAGATTCAAATATGCTTATGTAATCTACGACCTAGAATACAAGAAAAACCTTAAAACGATCTTCGCTTATTTAAAGACCGTAGGAATCGACAGCATCGGCAGGTTTGGGGGCTGGGAGTATGCGAATATGGATGCAGTAGTTAAAACAGTGATGGAATATGTCAAAAACCAGATCGGGAGTAACTGGGCATAA
- a CDS encoding glycosyltransferase family 2 protein, translating into MEKGLVSVVLPTYNRAKVLPRAIESVLNQTYTNIELIIVDDGSRDNTKEIIREFQSQDERIVYLRNKRNLGANAARNIGIMHSTGEFIAFMDSDDMWLPWKLERQIKIMYSSLNSYPIVYSGFIRIYKTDKNKVILSYYPQKSPPVSADSTSIHLNLLTNANFISTPTVLIPALYIRQNKLLFDEKMPRLQDWEFFLRLSKHCNCNFRFIPEPLVIAYVQPDSISMNHKKFIKALKILYTKYYSKVNNQEALSTFYFLMGYAMFLLGNIDESQHYLAVSLELKKKNIPTLFLWASLKYLSPAVAHRMRELYFKISNYIASKRLNIDFSKYIKGI; encoded by the coding sequence ATGGAAAAAGGGTTAGTAAGTGTTGTATTGCCTACATATAACAGAGCGAAAGTTCTACCTCGTGCTATTGAAAGCGTACTAAATCAGACATATACCAATATAGAGCTTATTATTGTTGATGATGGTTCTAGGGATAATACAAAAGAGATAATTAGAGAGTTTCAAAGCCAGGACGAGAGGATAGTATACCTAAGGAATAAGCGGAATTTAGGTGCGAATGCTGCTAGGAATATTGGTATTATGCATTCAACTGGGGAGTTTATAGCATTTATGGATAGTGATGATATGTGGTTGCCTTGGAAACTGGAGCGTCAAATTAAAATTATGTATTCGTCTTTGAATTCGTACCCTATTGTGTACTCAGGATTTATCAGAATATACAAAACGGACAAAAATAAAGTGATATTAAGTTATTATCCCCAAAAATCCCCTCCAGTTTCAGCAGATAGTACCTCAATACATCTCAATCTCTTGACTAATGCAAATTTTATTTCAACGCCAACTGTATTGATTCCTGCATTGTATATTAGGCAGAACAAATTGCTTTTTGATGAAAAGATGCCTCGATTGCAAGACTGGGAATTCTTTCTCCGATTATCAAAGCATTGTAATTGTAACTTTAGGTTTATTCCGGAACCATTAGTTATAGCGTATGTACAACCCGATAGTATCTCCATGAATCATAAAAAGTTCATAAAAGCTTTAAAAATCCTCTACACTAAATATTATTCTAAAGTTAACAATCAAGAAGCTTTAAGTACTTTTTATTTTTTAATGGGATATGCAATGTTTTTGTTGGGCAACATTGATGAAAGCCAGCATTATTTGGCAGTTTCATTAGAATTAAAAAAGAAAAACATCCCAACACTCTTTTTGTGGGCATCTCTTAAGTATCTTTCTCCAGCAGTTGCACATAGGATGAGGGAACTCTACTTCAAGATTTCAAATTATATTGCTAGCAAGCGTTTAAATATAGATTTTTCTAAATACATTAAGGGCATTTGA
- a CDS encoding nucleotide sugar dehydrogenase: MNMDWVESLKKKIKDRSAIIGIVGLGYVGLPLAVAFSKKFNVIGYDINTKKIDSLKKRKSYIEDVRDDEINLNRLQPTNDPEDLKKCDFIIITVPTPLREDKTPDLSYVKDAARTVGRILRRGQFVILESTTYPGTTEEVLIPILEEESGLKVIEDFGVAYSPERIDPGNKRYKIENTPKVVGGLTPEFTELASMLYGSVIEKIVPVKDCKTAEAVKMLENVFRNVNIALVNELALIFEKMGIDIWEVIEAAKTKPYGFMAFYPGPGVGGHCIPVDPYYLSYRAKQFGIIPRFIETAGEINNYMPVHTVNLAETGLRKIGRKIRGAKVAVLGLAYKADISDTRESPAIKIIEELIERGAQVKVYDPYVKSVRTKFGTFRVTETLEDILKWSDCVIFVTDHSLFKEKMEEILKIFGETSTKKVIVDSRNIFEKVSPSTFFNSKLEYIKLGFGLGGE, encoded by the coding sequence ATGAATATGGATTGGGTCGAGAGTCTAAAAAAGAAAATCAAAGATAGGTCTGCAATTATAGGAATTGTCGGTTTGGGATATGTTGGGTTACCTTTAGCAGTTGCTTTTTCAAAAAAGTTCAACGTAATTGGATATGACATCAATACTAAAAAGATAGATAGCCTCAAAAAAAGGAAATCATACATTGAGGACGTTAGAGATGATGAAATAAATCTAAACCGATTACAACCAACAAACGATCCCGAAGACCTTAAAAAGTGTGATTTCATCATTATTACTGTGCCCACACCTCTCAGAGAGGATAAAACTCCGGATTTATCTTATGTGAAAGACGCTGCTAGAACTGTTGGAAGAATTTTGAGAAGAGGCCAGTTTGTTATTTTAGAGAGCACTACATATCCTGGAACTACCGAAGAGGTTTTAATTCCAATTCTAGAAGAGGAAAGTGGGTTAAAGGTAATTGAGGATTTTGGTGTAGCCTATTCCCCCGAGAGAATTGACCCTGGCAATAAAAGGTACAAAATTGAGAATACTCCTAAGGTTGTCGGTGGCTTAACTCCAGAGTTTACAGAACTAGCATCAATGCTCTATGGGAGTGTAATTGAAAAAATTGTTCCAGTAAAAGATTGCAAGACTGCCGAAGCCGTCAAAATGCTCGAAAATGTTTTTAGAAATGTTAACATTGCGTTAGTTAATGAGCTGGCATTAATTTTCGAAAAAATGGGGATAGATATCTGGGAAGTAATTGAGGCTGCAAAAACAAAGCCTTACGGCTTTATGGCGTTTTATCCTGGCCCTGGAGTTGGGGGACATTGTATTCCGGTGGATCCATACTACCTATCATACAGGGCAAAGCAGTTTGGGATAATCCCAAGATTTATCGAAACTGCTGGGGAAATTAATAATTATATGCCTGTACATACAGTAAATTTAGCCGAGACAGGATTAAGAAAAATTGGAAGGAAAATTAGAGGCGCGAAAGTTGCTGTATTGGGCCTAGCATATAAGGCGGATATTAGTGATACTAGAGAATCTCCTGCAATTAAGATCATTGAAGAACTAATTGAAAGAGGGGCGCAAGTTAAGGTTTATGATCCTTATGTAAAATCAGTTAGAACAAAATTTGGAACATTTAGGGTCACTGAGACTCTTGAAGATATTTTAAAATGGAGTGATTGTGTTATCTTTGTTACAGACCATTCACTATTCAAGGAAAAAATGGAAGAGATCCTAAAAATCTTCGGAGAAACATCTACGAAAAAGGTAATTGTAGACAGTAGAAACATCTTCGAAAAAGTTTCCCCGAGCACGTTTTTTAATTCTAAGTTAGAGTACATAAAACTAGGTTTTGGACTAGGAGGCGAATAA
- a CDS encoding nucleotidyltransferase domain-containing protein, with protein MTFAIYFSKKYNVYLKNSEEFLPYMNPQFYFYNYDTSLLEKINMLQAKLNYLIQALSNGSYFDIKSVLFNSLNTINISYIRNDLLFIKYLLESIESTEKTENKKEVLYISSVINNICTKKKAHIFEVLFIIKYIYQLLHNYVDLFDLKNRTKIINVKTRAMENLNDLPATVSPILLSLKGYVSNNLKDYIVDFYIHGSISTKDFTKFSDLDTAIILKDDTLLDIDKFARFLKSNFRSIKYCYQFNLLHHHGHYILTERDLQYYNQAVLPAEVFRYSTPLFGNEEIRFNVRDSTFEHFSLVWNVIQYFRRSYVLHFKNINNMYKFRFFVATILFLPVIFLETKGIYVYKKYSFDLAKRYFSTEEWEAVEIASEFWRNWDYKPPFLVRLSSIISLRLMHNYKIFDSFLANYPSKLPSSIQKTISREKFFEKSIIFSEAIADDLYHSFIKLWRWNR; from the coding sequence ATGACCTTTGCAATTTATTTTTCAAAGAAATATAATGTATACCTAAAAAATTCCGAAGAATTTTTGCCTTATATGAACCCACAATTCTATTTCTATAACTATGATACAAGCCTTCTAGAGAAGATAAATATGTTGCAAGCTAAACTTAACTATTTAATCCAAGCTTTGAGTAATGGAAGTTACTTTGATATTAAATCAGTATTATTTAACTCGTTAAATACTATTAATATCTCATATATTAGGAATGATTTACTTTTTATTAAATATTTGTTAGAGAGCATAGAAAGTACCGAGAAAACAGAAAATAAAAAAGAAGTATTGTATATCTCATCAGTAATAAATAATATCTGTACAAAGAAAAAAGCACACATCTTTGAGGTTTTATTCATTATCAAATATATATATCAGTTACTACATAACTACGTAGACTTATTTGATTTAAAAAATAGAACTAAAATAATTAATGTCAAAACCAGAGCTATGGAAAATCTCAATGACCTTCCTGCTACAGTATCACCCATATTGCTGTCTTTAAAGGGGTATGTCTCAAATAATCTAAAGGACTACATAGTCGATTTCTATATTCATGGAAGCATATCAACAAAAGACTTTACCAAGTTTAGTGACTTAGATACTGCAATAATATTAAAAGATGACACGCTTTTAGACATTGATAAGTTTGCAAGGTTTCTCAAAAGTAATTTTCGTTCCATAAAGTATTGCTATCAATTTAACTTGTTGCATCACCATGGACATTACATATTAACTGAGCGTGATCTTCAATATTATAATCAGGCTGTATTACCAGCAGAAGTATTTAGATATTCAACTCCACTATTTGGGAATGAAGAGATAAGATTTAATGTTAGAGATTCTACATTTGAACATTTTAGCTTGGTATGGAATGTGATTCAATATTTCAGAAGAAGTTACGTTTTACATTTCAAGAATATTAACAATATGTATAAATTTAGGTTTTTCGTAGCAACTATTTTATTTCTCCCCGTGATTTTTCTCGAAACTAAGGGGATTTATGTATATAAAAAATACTCATTTGATTTAGCAAAGAGGTATTTCTCTACTGAAGAATGGGAAGCAGTTGAAATTGCCAGCGAATTTTGGAGGAACTGGGATTATAAACCGCCATTTCTAGTTAGATTAAGTTCAATTATCTCCTTAAGGCTTATGCACAACTATAAGATATTTGACTCATTTTTAGCAAATTATCCAAGTAAATTACCATCATCAATTCAAAAGACAATTTCAAGAGAAAAATTTTTTGAAAAGTCTATAATTTTTAGTGAAGCTATAGCAGATGACTTATATCATTCCTTTATAAAACTGTGGAGGTGGAACCGATGA
- a CDS encoding oligosaccharide flippase family protein gives MSESSQALQRIVRGTGIVFAGTLILMFFGFLSRAIMARYFSVSEYGVFNLALTVLSIVLVVATLGFQNSLPKEVAFYRERKPSRVRELVPIL, from the coding sequence ATGAGTGAGTCAAGTCAGGCTTTGCAAAGGATTGTGAGGGGGACAGGGATAGTTTTTGCTGGGACTCTTATTTTGATGTTCTTTGGATTTTTGAGTAGGGCTATAATGGCAAGGTACTTCTCTGTGAGCGAGTATGGAGTGTTTAACCTAGCTTTAACAGTTCTGAGCATCGTCCTTGTTGTGGCGACGCTGGGCTTTCAGAATTCTCTTCCCAAGGAAGTGGCGTTTTACAGGGAGAGGAAGCCTTCGAGAGTTAGAGAGCTGGTTCCAATATTGTAA